Below is a window of Clostridia bacterium DNA.
TTATGTCTATACGTTAAAATATATCTACAATCCTAATTACGACCAAGGGTGGAAGGATAACAACTTAGCAGCCGACTTATTTGACTGTTCCTATGGCGATGCTTATGGCACGACAAATACTACCGAAGTAACTTGCGCAAACGGAGTTAAGCTTAACGGAGTAAGCAAAGGTGGCGATACGTTAGGCAATATCACGGACAAAGTCGAGCTACATATAGCCGTAGTAGTATGGCTAGAAGGCAAAGACGGCGATTGTTTTAACGGTATTATCGGCGACGACTTAACGATAGACTTTGAAATTTCGGGTATTAAAATTCCGTAGAACAAAAATAACATTAACTAAAATTTAATTAACTGTTGCAATTTTATTAAAACAAAGGTATAATTAAATTTGACTCAGCATCAAACAACAAATAAATTATATTTTTCTTTCTCATACTGTAAATAAGCGGTATGAGAAAGGAGAATATATCAAGAGCTAATTCAAATTTAAGGACGGATACAACAATGAAGAAGACAAAAAAACAAATTATTGAAATTATCATCGACGTAATTGCAGTTATTCTTTGCGTATTATTACTGATTGTAGCAATTAATGTAATAGCGTCAAGCGGAAAAGGTTATACCGCTTATTTTGGCAAGTTGTACTTGCCGGTAGAATCTAATTCAATGTGGTCAAGCGACGAAGCAAACCGCAAGCCTACTACGGACACTATGTTAGGCAGTTTCAAGAAGGGCGATATGCTTGTCGTTGACGAATTAGACGATGAAGAAAAACAAAATTTAAAGGTAGACGACCTCATTACCTTTAAAATGGTCGTAGGCGAAGGCAAAGACAGGGTAGAGATACTCAATACTCACAGAATTGTCGGCATTGTTAGGAGTCTTGACGGCGAAAAAATCCTTACTTGTTTGACAAGAGGCGATGCGGCGGCGGTAGATAGTGAGCCTGAACGTTCGCCGATAGACTTTGTAGTAGGCAAGGTCGAAAAAATTAAAGTAGACGGCGGTGGTTTCGGTCTATGGATAAGCACTCCTAGCGGATTTTTTGTAGCCATAGTGTTACCGTCACTACTCGTAGTAGCTTATTTTGTAGCTATGCTAATAATCACCTTTGTGCAAAGGAATAAAGCAAAGTCTGCAATAGATAAAGAAGAAATGAGAAAACAATTAGAAGCCGAGATAAGAGAACAGCTTGCCACAAAGAGTTCGCCCGAAAATGTTGATACCGAGGCTGAAACTCCTAAGCAACAAGATTAATCTTCTTCTAAACCAAATAAATAAAATAAACAAAAAGCGTTGGTAACAATAAGATGACTGAGTTTGCGCAATATTATTTAGACTTTATATTAAAATTTTTTAGCAATATCTGGAAATTTATACTAACTATTTTTTCGGCTTTTGCTAATATTTTTACAACTGACTTTCCAAGCTATTTTAACAGTCTTGGCGTGGCTATGGACGAGTGGAATTTTTGGGGTTGGCTAGTTTGGATATTTGTCGTGCTTGTAAACGCAGTACTAATCTTCTTTCTTTGTTACCGCATAGCTCAATGGATAAGACGATATATTATATATCGAGGCAAAAATATTGAAAAAGACAAACTTCTTGAAGAATTAGCCGTTGCAAAAATGCAAATTACCGAGCTAAACAAAGAGAAAGTTCGTCTTTACGAGTTGCAACTAGGCACTAAGGTAGCAGGCAGTTTTGCAGACAACTCAAAGGCAGACGCTGACGCAAGCGCAAGCGCCCAACTCACCACTAGATTTAACAAGTTATCTTTACTTGACCAACAATATGAGAATCAACCGCACGTAACCGTAATGAGCGACGCAGATAGGCTTACTCTTAAAGAGATTACCGAGCGTTTTAGAAATTTTGCGTGCAGTCAACTTAATCTTTATTATACTCTTGACGCTGTTAGATGTTACTTTGCAGGTATGGCTACAACCAAAGTACTTATACTTGAAGGTATCTCAGGCACGGGTAAAACTAGCTTTACTTACGCTATGGCTAAATTTTTCGGCGGTAATGCAAGCATAGTATCGGTTCAACCTTCTTGGCGTGACCGTGCCGACCTTATTGGCTACTACAACGAATTTAATAAACAATTTAACGAAACCGACTTTTTAGCAAGCGTGTACGAGGCGGACTATCGTGACGACCCGCAATTTATAATTCTTGACGAAATGAACCTTGCAAGAATTGAATATTACTTTGCAGACTTTTTGTCAATTATGGAAATGCCCGATGTCGACGAATGGAATATTGAAGTTATAGCAAGGCAATCTTACGACGACCCCGAACTTCTTAACGAAGGTAAACTTAAAGTTCCTCAAAACTTATGGTTTGTAGGCACGGCTAACCAAGACGACTCAACCTTTACAATAACCGACAAGGTCTATGACCGTACGATAGCTATTGACCTTAACAAAAGAGGCGAATATTTTGACGCCCCTCTTGCAAGTAGCGTCAATATGTCTTACGACTACCTAGAAAGAATGTTTTACGAGGCTACGACCGACTATCATATATCTAATCAGGCACGTGAGAATATCAACATAATTGACGAATATTTGACCGAGAAATTAAAGATTTCTTTTGGTAACCGTATTAAACGGCAAATAGAGACCTTTGTGCCAGTATATGTCGCTTGTGGCGGTACAGAAGTTGAAAGTTTAGACTTTATATTTATGAGCAAAATTTTCCGCAAATTTACTATGCTCAATATTCCTTTTTTAACCAAAGAGCTCAACGGCTTAATCGCCCTACTTGACAAACAATTTGGCAAGGGCGTTATGACGCAATCTATCGAGTACATTAAACAACTAATCAAGACGGCATAGTAAAATGAAGGATTATATTGAGGCTTTTTTACAAAAGAATAAAAAACTGCGTTCGCCGGTTGAAAGCGTTCACAACTGCATAAAAGCTGGCAATAACAGAGTAGGTAGCCAGCAAATTTTTCAATCACTATTAATTGACGACAACTGGGTTGACAAAGTCAACTCAACATTATTATCTATTCAAAGAATTGTTACCAATCCAAGAATTTTTATTAAAGAAGAAAGACAAATTGTATCTGTCGACCGCACAAGAAAAGTCGACGGCGAAACAATTCGTTATTTAGCAAGACACACAAGCGATATCAACGATATAGACGACGACGGTGCGGTTAAGCCAAAGCAATTAAATACTGGCGTAGCCGAAGTCGAAGTGGGCATATACGAAAATAGAGTTGTGTACGCCTTAATTTTGCGTATTGAACGTTTTTGTTTGAAGGCAATCGACGAGATAGGCGACAGAATTAACACAATAGATACAACCTCTCTTGACGTAACTTCGCAATATATTATAGACGACCGCAAATTTGACTGCAACATCAATATGAAGATGGACAAAGAGAGTAGCGACAAGGTTGTAGTCGAGAAGAACAAACAGTTGTTAGCCAACATCAAAGAGTTATTAAAGCAAATTAAGTCAATCAAACACACCCTTTTTTACAAGACGTTGTCGACCTACAAAAAAGTCGTTCCGCCTATCAACAAAACGAATTTATTTTCTAAAAATATCGACTACAAAAATTGTTACGATTGTTGGAGTTATTTGTCGGCAAATAATGAAATAGAATGTAAGTTGTCGGTTTCTTCTGCGCCAATCGAGCTAAAACGTAAGTATTTCGACGATATTTCCTATTTAATTTTAGCCGCAACGCTTACTTTTGCTTACAATGCCGACTCAAACAACAACTTATTAGATAGGCAAAACGCTAAGAAACTTACTTCACGTAAATATAAAATTTTGCGTACTGTCAATTTTGACCCGTTGCTACCGAGAACAACGACGGCAAACAACGTTGATTTAATCAATCAATATTACTTTGACAAGATGCGTGAACTAATCAACGATATCAAAGAGCAATTCAACCAAAAAGGTAAGACCG
It encodes the following:
- a CDS encoding S26 family signal peptidase, coding for MKKTKKQIIEIIIDVIAVILCVLLLIVAINVIASSGKGYTAYFGKLYLPVESNSMWSSDEANRKPTTDTMLGSFKKGDMLVVDELDDEEKQNLKVDDLITFKMVVGEGKDRVEILNTHRIVGIVRSLDGEKILTCLTRGDAAAVDSEPERSPIDFVVGKVEKIKVDGGGFGLWISTPSGFFVAIVLPSLLVVAYFVAMLIITFVQRNKAKSAIDKEEMRKQLEAEIREQLATKSSPENVDTEAETPKQQD